In one Pseudomonas sp. SG20056 genomic region, the following are encoded:
- a CDS encoding diguanylate cyclase, with protein MLLRVLLLLLLPTLVQASSLPLLASDTPLLPGPAMHVWADPEGLADIHSVRQLPESAWQPVARRDASFGYSTHAYWLRFSLHNPADNTINWVLLIGNPLLDTLDAYGLDDGRVYQAGDQRPFHQRWVNHRQLVLPFSLAAGEERELILRMQTDGSANLSASLMSAHAFNQHEQLMLLLQGLFFGALLVMMIYNLSIFIITRDRNYLWYSLFVASFSLYQFIQLGFALQWFWPESLTWQQMSFPFSSALATLFGVLFTYGVLDLKDQHRAYSWISYGLVGSSLLVMALALAAPYLVALIGSFVLLLACAIFGCIFTVLRWRDGYPPAKLFALGWSALIIASLFSVLSGTGLIANSLLTLHAQQIGSLLELVIFSIALGSRIRLAQHAQQLTQEQLYANEHQLRMEQAKSLDLQRQINEGLEARVEERTASLQQALQELSTANRQLAELSRRDSLTGLFNRQVLNEELERMLAQAKRSQQPIAMLMMDLDHFKKVNDQHGHLVGDACLQHAALRMQQRMRSNDLLVRFGGEEFAAVLCDTDQSGAMDLAEQLRADLASHPCMHQGLSINLSLSIGVYTLIPDAGSDREQLLRRADQALYQAKAAGRNRVVGYEASALDDV; from the coding sequence GTGTTGCTGCGCGTACTCCTACTGCTGTTGCTGCCGACACTGGTACAGGCCTCCAGCCTGCCTCTGCTGGCCAGCGACACGCCGCTGTTACCGGGCCCGGCCATGCATGTCTGGGCTGATCCAGAAGGCCTAGCGGACATTCACAGCGTTCGCCAGCTGCCTGAATCGGCCTGGCAACCGGTGGCACGCCGCGACGCCAGTTTCGGCTACAGCACACACGCCTACTGGCTGCGTTTCAGCCTGCACAATCCGGCCGATAACACCATCAACTGGGTACTGTTGATCGGTAATCCGCTGCTCGACACCCTAGACGCCTATGGCCTGGACGACGGCCGGGTATATCAGGCGGGCGATCAGCGGCCGTTTCACCAACGCTGGGTCAATCACCGCCAACTGGTGTTGCCATTCAGCCTGGCTGCCGGGGAAGAACGTGAGCTGATCTTGCGCATGCAGACCGACGGCTCGGCCAACCTCAGTGCCAGCCTGATGAGCGCACACGCATTCAACCAGCACGAACAACTTATGCTGCTGTTACAGGGCCTGTTCTTCGGTGCCCTGCTGGTGATGATGATCTACAACCTGTCGATCTTCATCATCACCCGCGACCGCAACTACCTGTGGTACAGCCTGTTTGTCGCCAGTTTCAGCCTCTACCAGTTCATTCAGCTGGGTTTTGCCCTGCAGTGGTTCTGGCCCGAGTCATTAACCTGGCAGCAGATGAGCTTTCCGTTCAGCTCGGCGCTGGCGACCCTGTTCGGCGTGCTGTTCACCTATGGCGTGCTCGACCTCAAGGACCAACACCGGGCCTACAGCTGGATCAGTTACGGTCTGGTCGGCAGCAGCCTATTGGTGATGGCGCTGGCGCTGGCCGCGCCCTACCTTGTGGCGTTGATCGGCAGTTTTGTCCTGCTGCTGGCCTGCGCGATTTTCGGCTGCATCTTCACCGTGCTGCGCTGGCGCGACGGCTACCCGCCGGCCAAGCTCTTCGCCCTCGGCTGGTCAGCCCTGATTATTGCCAGCCTGTTCAGCGTGCTCAGCGGCACCGGCCTGATCGCCAATTCGCTACTGACCCTGCACGCCCAGCAGATCGGCAGCCTGCTTGAGTTGGTAATTTTCTCGATTGCCCTCGGCTCACGCATTCGCCTGGCGCAACACGCCCAGCAACTGACCCAAGAACAGCTATACGCCAACGAGCACCAACTGCGTATGGAGCAGGCCAAAAGCTTGGATCTGCAGCGACAGATCAACGAAGGCCTGGAAGCGCGCGTGGAAGAGCGCACTGCGTCCCTGCAGCAGGCTCTGCAGGAGCTTTCTACCGCCAATCGCCAGTTAGCCGAACTCAGCCGCCGCGACAGCCTGACCGGGTTATTTAACCGCCAGGTACTCAACGAAGAACTGGAGCGCATGCTCGCCCAGGCCAAACGCAGCCAGCAACCAATCGCCATGCTGATGATGGACCTGGATCATTTCAAGAAGGTCAACGACCAGCACGGTCACCTGGTCGGCGACGCCTGCCTGCAACACGCGGCCCTGCGCATGCAACAGCGCATGCGCAGTAATGATCTACTGGTACGTTTTGGCGGCGAAGAGTTTGCTGCCGTGCTCTGCGACACTGATCAGTCCGGCGCAATGGACCTGGCCGAACAGCTGCGTGCAGACCTGGCCAGTCACCCCTGCATGCACCAGGGCCTGAGTATCAACCTGAGTCTGAGCATCGGCGTGTACACGCTGATTCCGGATGCCGGCAGCGACCGCGAACAGTTGCTGCGCCGCGCCGACCAGGCGCTGTATCAAGCCAAGGCTGCTGGGCGCAACAGGGTTGTTGGTTACGAGGCCAGCGCCTTGGACGATGTCTGA
- the edd gene encoding phosphogluconate dehydratase, whose translation MHPVVEQVTAALEQRSAKRRERYLQRLAQAAARTAHQALGCSNLAHALAAQPEDARLIIKQGGSPHVAIISSYNDLLSAHAPLREYPERLKVALAKAGATSQFAAGVPAMCDGITQGEAGMQLSLFSRDLIAQAAAIGLTHGIFDGALYLGVCDKIVPGLLIGALHFGHLPAVFVPAGPMQSGLPNKEKAAVRQRYARGEASRDELLAAELAAYHQAGTCTFYGTANTNQLLMEAMGLHVPGSAFIHPYTPLRDAMTDEAARLVAHNSRQGERYLPVGQQIDARALINAVVALLASGGSTNHTLHLPAIARAAGFELSWDDFAALSKVVPLLARVYPNGAADVNQFQAAGGPAWLLRELLGAGLLHDDVATAAGHGLRAYTREPWLEGLRLAWRELPAQSPAPDIVRHVAEPFAEEGGLVLLTGNLGRAILKTSAVDPAFWRIRAQARIFDSEAAVQAAYSAGELQGDLVLVVRFQGPQANGMPELHKLMPLLANLQQAGQRVALITDGRMSGASGQVSTALHVTPEAAAGGPLARLQDGDWLVLDAQNGLLQVELSEQQLAVRPLASASAELELGYGLEMFAAQRRLVGSAEQGASSLFED comes from the coding sequence TTGCATCCGGTTGTTGAGCAGGTTACCGCCGCGCTGGAGCAGCGCTCGGCCAAACGCCGCGAACGCTATCTGCAACGCCTGGCACAGGCGGCCGCGCGCACCGCGCATCAGGCGCTGGGCTGCTCCAATCTGGCTCATGCCCTGGCGGCACAGCCTGAGGATGCGCGGCTGATCATCAAGCAGGGCGGCTCGCCACATGTGGCGATCATTTCCAGCTATAACGATCTGCTCTCGGCCCACGCGCCGCTCAGGGAGTATCCCGAACGCCTGAAAGTGGCTCTGGCCAAGGCCGGCGCGACCTCGCAGTTCGCGGCTGGGGTGCCGGCCATGTGCGATGGCATTACCCAGGGTGAGGCTGGCATGCAACTGTCGCTGTTCTCCCGCGACCTGATTGCCCAGGCCGCTGCCATCGGTTTGACCCACGGCATTTTTGACGGCGCGCTGTATTTGGGGGTGTGCGACAAGATCGTCCCCGGCCTGCTGATCGGCGCGCTGCATTTCGGCCATCTGCCGGCGGTGTTTGTACCCGCCGGGCCCATGCAATCGGGCCTGCCGAACAAGGAAAAAGCCGCCGTCCGCCAGCGCTACGCCCGTGGCGAAGCCAGCCGTGATGAGCTGCTCGCCGCCGAGTTGGCTGCTTATCACCAGGCCGGCACCTGCACCTTCTACGGCACGGCCAATACCAATCAGCTGCTGATGGAGGCCATGGGCCTGCACGTGCCGGGCAGCGCCTTTATTCACCCCTATACACCGCTGCGCGATGCCATGACTGATGAGGCAGCGCGCCTGGTGGCGCATAACAGTCGCCAGGGTGAGCGCTATTTGCCGGTTGGTCAGCAGATTGATGCACGGGCGCTGATTAATGCGGTGGTGGCTTTGCTTGCCAGCGGCGGCTCGACCAACCACACCCTGCACCTGCCGGCCATTGCTCGGGCGGCGGGTTTTGAACTGAGCTGGGATGATTTCGCCGCGTTGTCCAAGGTGGTGCCGCTGTTGGCGCGGGTGTATCCGAATGGCGCGGCGGACGTGAATCAGTTTCAGGCCGCCGGTGGGCCGGCCTGGTTGCTGCGTGAGCTGCTCGGCGCCGGCCTGTTGCATGATGATGTCGCGACCGCTGCCGGGCATGGCTTGCGTGCTTACACCCGCGAGCCCTGGCTGGAAGGCTTGCGCCTGGCCTGGCGCGAGCTGCCTGCGCAGAGCCCGGCGCCGGATATTGTCCGGCATGTTGCTGAGCCTTTTGCAGAAGAGGGTGGGTTGGTGCTGCTGACCGGCAACCTGGGGCGCGCCATCCTGAAAACCTCGGCGGTGGATCCGGCGTTCTGGCGCATCCGCGCCCAGGCGCGCATCTTCGATTCGGAAGCGGCCGTGCAGGCTGCCTACAGCGCCGGCGAGCTGCAAGGTGACCTGGTGCTGGTGGTGCGCTTCCAAGGCCCACAAGCCAATGGCATGCCCGAGCTGCACAAACTGATGCCCTTGCTGGCCAACCTGCAGCAAGCCGGCCAGCGGGTCGCGTTGATTACCGACGGACGAATGTCCGGGGCTTCGGGGCAGGTTTCCACAGCCTTGCATGTAACCCCGGAAGCCGCTGCCGGCGGCCCCTTGGCGCGGTTACAGGATGGCGACTGGTTGGTGCTGGATGCGCAAAACGGGTTGCTGCAGGTAGAGCTGAGCGAGCAGCAACTGGCCGTACGGCCATTGGCGTCTGCCAGTGCCGAGCTGGAATTGGGCTATGGTCTGGAAATGTTCGCCGCCCAGCGCCGCCTGGTCGGCTCGGCCGAGCAGGGCGCCAGCAGCCTGTTTGAAGACTGA
- a CDS encoding alpha/beta fold hydrolase, producing the protein MNSMSWVRGFNASIGLLAPHALASKLRREFMTPHTLPPRDWELPLLAQAERITLRFGLSALRWGSGPAVLLMHGWEGRPTQFAELIKALVNAGYGVVALDAPAHGRSPGREANVVLFARALLEAASELPPLKAVIGHSMGGASALLATQLGLRTEALVSIAAPSRILTMLRRFSRYMGLPRQARAHFVRLVEEKAGIPAGQLDSAHYQLDFPGLVVHAADDPMVPFSEAEAIHQSWFDSRLLRLENGGHQRVLADPRVVQAVLELLESLSQTSSKALAS; encoded by the coding sequence ATGAATAGCATGAGCTGGGTTCGTGGTTTCAACGCATCGATTGGTCTGCTGGCGCCGCATGCACTGGCCAGCAAGCTGCGCCGGGAGTTTATGACTCCACATACCCTGCCGCCACGGGACTGGGAATTGCCGCTGCTGGCGCAGGCCGAGCGCATCACGCTGCGCTTCGGTCTGTCAGCGCTGCGCTGGGGCAGTGGGCCGGCCGTGTTGTTGATGCATGGCTGGGAAGGGCGCCCGACGCAATTCGCTGAGCTTATCAAGGCCCTGGTCAATGCCGGTTACGGTGTGGTGGCGCTGGATGCTCCGGCTCATGGCCGTTCGCCTGGGCGTGAAGCCAATGTGGTGCTGTTTGCTCGTGCCTTGCTGGAGGCTGCCAGCGAGCTGCCGCCGCTGAAGGCTGTGATTGGCCATTCCATGGGGGGTGCCAGCGCCTTGCTGGCCACCCAGCTGGGCTTGCGCACTGAGGCGTTGGTCAGCATTGCCGCGCCCAGTCGTATTCTGACCATGCTACGGCGCTTCTCACGCTACATGGGTTTGCCACGTCAGGCCCGCGCGCACTTTGTCCGCCTGGTCGAAGAAAAAGCCGGGATACCCGCCGGCCAGCTTGATAGCGCGCACTACCAATTGGATTTCCCTGGATTGGTCGTGCATGCCGCGGATGATCCGATGGTACCGTTCAGCGAGGCGGAGGCGATTCACCAGAGCTGGTTCGACAGCCGCTTGCTACGTTTGGAAAACGGCGGACACCAGCGGGTGTTGGCTGACCCACGTGTAGTGCAGGCGGTGCTGGAGCTGCTGGAGTCGTTGAGTCAGACATCGTCCAAGGCGCTGGCCTCGTAA
- a CDS encoding EamA family transporter, producing MPTPSRTRSLLLIVAFATIYIGWGTTYLANHFLLLEVPPFVIGSLRFSIAGLLALAWVLFSGQLRMQRSDWGGVLIGSLALIAVGQGALIYANQYLPTGMLAMLYTTLPLWSVALEWLLGERPPLWVMCGLALACSGIVLLMNNGLDHSASIEQWFAGLLVVFATLLWAGGAWLMRQRPPFRSSWLGLSLQMLIGALLLALFGLWHGDWQTLDLRAISSNAWLWLAYLILPVSLGVYPAYFWLLREVRPSLVSTFAFVNPIVALLLGYLLLGERLSLMAMLACGITLGGVVLIIFGRR from the coding sequence ATGCCCACACCATCACGCACCCGCAGCCTGCTGCTGATCGTCGCCTTTGCCACTATCTATATCGGCTGGGGTACCACCTACCTGGCCAACCACTTTCTCCTGCTGGAAGTGCCGCCGTTCGTTATCGGCAGCCTGCGCTTCTCGATTGCCGGTCTGCTGGCATTGGCCTGGGTGCTGTTCAGCGGGCAGCTACGCATGCAGCGCAGCGACTGGGGCGGCGTGCTGATTGGCAGCCTGGCGCTGATTGCCGTCGGCCAGGGCGCGCTGATTTACGCCAACCAATACCTGCCCACCGGCATGCTGGCGATGCTCTACACCACCCTGCCGCTGTGGAGCGTGGCGCTGGAATGGCTGCTCGGTGAGCGCCCGCCACTGTGGGTGATGTGCGGCCTGGCCCTGGCCTGTAGCGGCATCGTGCTGCTGATGAACAACGGCCTGGATCACAGCGCCTCTATCGAACAGTGGTTCGCCGGACTGTTGGTGGTGTTTGCCACCCTGCTCTGGGCCGGCGGAGCCTGGCTGATGCGCCAGCGCCCGCCGTTTCGCTCCAGCTGGCTGGGGCTGAGCCTGCAGATGCTGATCGGTGCACTGCTGCTGGCGCTGTTCGGCCTGTGGCACGGCGATTGGCAAACACTCGACCTGCGCGCCATAAGCAGCAATGCCTGGCTGTGGCTGGCGTATCTGATACTGCCGGTCAGCCTCGGCGTGTATCCGGCGTATTTCTGGCTGCTGCGCGAGGTGCGGCCGAGCCTGGTATCGACCTTCGCCTTCGTCAACCCGATAGTGGCGTTGTTGCTGGGCTACCTGCTGTTGGGCGAACGACTCAGCCTGATGGCGATGCTGGCCTGTGGCATCACCCTTGGTGGTGTAGTGCTGATTATCTTCGGCCGACGTTAA
- the gltX gene encoding glutamate--tRNA ligase gives MTTVRTRIAPSPTGDPHVGTAYIALFNLCFARQHGGEFILRIEDTDQLRSTRESEQQIYDALRWLGIEWSEGPDVGGPHGPYRQSERGHIYQKYSAELVEKGHAFHCFCSAERLDKLRAEQMEAKQTPRYDGHCMHLPTAEVQQRLAAGEPNVVRMKVPTEGVCVVPDMLRGEVEIPWDRMDMQVLMKTDGLPTYFLANVVDDHLMGITHVLRGEEWLPSAPKLILLYEYFGWDKPQLCYMPLLRNPDKSKLSKRKNPTSITFYERMGFLPQAMLNYLGRMGWSMPDEREKFSLDEMVEHFDINRVSLGGPIFDLEKLSWLNGQWMRELSVEEFAAGAQKWAFNSNYLMQIAPHVQGRVETFSQIAPLASFFFAGALALDAKLFEHKKLSAEQVRQLMQLILWKLEALRQWEKDKITGCIQAVVEHLELKLRDAMPLMFAAVTGQASSVSVLDAMEILGPDLTRFRLRQAIELLGGVSKKENKEWEKLLAAIA, from the coding sequence ATGACCACCGTTCGTACCCGTATCGCGCCGTCGCCCACTGGTGATCCGCACGTAGGCACCGCCTATATCGCCCTGTTCAACCTGTGCTTTGCCCGTCAGCACGGTGGCGAATTTATCCTGCGTATCGAAGACACGGATCAGTTGCGCTCGACCCGCGAGTCGGAACAACAGATCTACGACGCTCTGCGCTGGTTGGGTATCGAGTGGAGCGAAGGGCCGGATGTTGGCGGCCCACACGGGCCGTATCGACAGAGTGAGCGCGGCCATATCTACCAGAAGTACAGTGCCGAACTGGTCGAGAAGGGCCATGCCTTCCACTGCTTCTGCAGTGCCGAACGCCTGGACAAGCTGCGCGCCGAACAGATGGAAGCCAAGCAGACGCCGCGTTATGACGGCCACTGCATGCACCTGCCCACCGCTGAAGTACAGCAGCGCCTGGCTGCCGGCGAGCCGAACGTAGTACGTATGAAAGTGCCGACCGAAGGCGTGTGCGTGGTGCCGGATATGCTGCGTGGCGAAGTAGAGATCCCCTGGGATCGCATGGACATGCAGGTGCTGATGAAGACCGATGGCCTGCCGACCTACTTCCTGGCCAACGTGGTCGACGACCATCTGATGGGTATTACCCACGTGTTGCGCGGCGAAGAATGGCTGCCATCGGCGCCCAAACTGATCCTGCTGTATGAGTACTTCGGCTGGGACAAGCCGCAGCTGTGCTACATGCCGCTGCTGCGTAACCCGGACAAGAGCAAGCTGTCCAAGCGCAAGAACCCGACCTCAATCACCTTCTACGAGCGCATGGGCTTTCTGCCGCAGGCGATGCTCAACTACCTCGGCCGCATGGGCTGGTCGATGCCGGACGAGCGCGAGAAGTTCAGCCTCGACGAGATGGTCGAGCACTTCGACATCAACCGGGTTTCTCTCGGTGGGCCGATCTTCGACTTGGAGAAACTGTCCTGGCTCAATGGCCAGTGGATGCGCGAGCTGAGCGTCGAAGAATTCGCCGCTGGCGCGCAGAAGTGGGCGTTCAACAGCAACTATTTGATGCAGATTGCACCGCATGTGCAGGGCAGGGTGGAAACCTTTAGTCAGATCGCGCCATTGGCCAGCTTCTTCTTTGCTGGCGCACTGGCTCTAGATGCCAAGCTTTTCGAGCACAAGAAACTCTCGGCCGAGCAGGTGCGTCAGCTGATGCAGCTGATCCTGTGGAAGCTTGAAGCGCTGCGCCAGTGGGAAAAAGACAAGATCACCGGCTGCATCCAGGCGGTGGTCGAGCACCTTGAGCTGAAACTGCGCGATGCCATGCCGCTGATGTTTGCCGCGGTAACCGGCCAAGCCAGCTCGGTGTCCGTGCTTGATGCCATGGAAATCCTTGGCCCGGACCTGACTCGCTTCCGTCTGCGTCAGGCCATCGAGCTGCTCGGTGGTGTGTCGAAGAAAGAGAACAAAGAGTGGGAGAAGCTGCTGGCGGCGATTGCCTAA
- a CDS encoding TetR/AcrR family transcriptional regulator, which produces MGDKKAQTRGRILAAASAALLQRGPTEPGVAEVMGAAGLTVGGFYAHFESKDALMLEVFQQMLCQRRERLALLDPALTAHERRVLLAAFYLSRKHRDASEQGCPLPSSIGELVRMSDGFRGVLAEHIELMTALLAGSPEEADQALADIVLMVGGLALARALGPSELSDRVLRAAKSAIV; this is translated from the coding sequence ATGGGCGATAAGAAGGCGCAAACCCGCGGGCGCATCCTGGCAGCTGCCAGTGCGGCGTTGCTACAGCGCGGTCCGACTGAGCCTGGTGTGGCTGAGGTGATGGGCGCTGCGGGCCTGACGGTCGGAGGCTTCTACGCGCATTTCGAGAGCAAGGATGCGCTGATGCTGGAGGTGTTCCAGCAGATGCTCTGTCAGCGGCGGGAACGCTTAGCGCTGCTTGATCCAGCCCTGACTGCTCACGAGCGGCGGGTGCTGCTGGCGGCCTTCTATCTGTCACGCAAGCACCGTGATGCCAGTGAACAAGGGTGTCCGCTGCCCAGTTCGATAGGTGAGCTGGTGCGTATGTCGGATGGTTTTCGCGGCGTGCTGGCTGAACATATCGAGCTGATGACGGCGCTGCTGGCGGGCAGTCCTGAGGAGGCTGATCAGGCTCTGGCCGATATCGTCTTGATGGTTGGAGGCCTGGCGCTGGCACGCGCGCTAGGCCCCAGTGAGTTGTCTGATCGAGTCTTGCGTGCCGCTAAATCGGCAATCGTTTGA
- the uvrB gene encoding excinuclease ABC subunit UvrB, whose protein sequence is MSEFQLVTRFQPAGDQPEAIRQMVEGLEAGLSHQTLLGVTGSGKTFSIANVIAQIQRPTLVLAPNKTLAAQLYGEFKSFFPNNAVEYFVSYYDYYQPEAYVPSSDTFIEKDASINDHIEQMRLSATKALLERPDAIIVTTVSCIYGLGSPESYLKMVLHVDRGDKMDQRALLRRLADLQYTRNDMDFARATFRVRGDVIDIFPAESDLEAIRIELFDDEVESISAFDPLTGEVIRKLPRFTFYPKSHYVTPREVLLEAVEKIKVELAERLDYLRSTNKLVEAQRLEQRTRFDLEMIIELGYCNGIENYSRYLSGRGPGEPPPTLYDYLPDEALLVIDESHVSVPQVGAMYKGDRSRKETLVEYGFRLPSALDNRPMRFEEWEAASPQTIFVSATPGPYEAEHAGRVIEQVVRPTGLVDPQIEVRPALTQVDDLLSEIHKRVAIEERVLVTTLTKRMAEDLTDYLGDHGVKVRYLHSDIDTVERVEIIRDLRIGAFDVLVGINLLREGLDMPEVSLVAILDADKEGFLRSERSLIQTIGRAARNLNGRAILYADRMTGSMERAIGETERRRNKQIAFNEANGIIPKGVFKDVQDILEGATVPGSRSKKRKGMAQAAEESARYENELRSPSEITKRIRQLEEKMYALARDLEFEAAAQLRDEIQKLRDRLLQV, encoded by the coding sequence ATGTCCGAGTTTCAATTGGTCACCCGTTTCCAGCCGGCCGGCGATCAACCCGAGGCGATTCGGCAGATGGTCGAAGGCCTGGAAGCAGGTCTTTCACACCAGACACTGCTCGGCGTAACGGGCTCAGGCAAGACCTTTTCCATCGCCAACGTGATCGCGCAGATTCAGCGGCCGACCCTGGTGCTGGCGCCAAACAAGACCCTGGCCGCGCAGCTTTACGGCGAGTTCAAGAGCTTCTTTCCGAACAATGCGGTGGAGTATTTCGTTTCCTACTACGACTACTACCAGCCAGAAGCCTATGTGCCGTCCTCGGATACCTTTATCGAGAAGGATGCCTCGATCAATGACCATATCGAGCAGATGCGTCTGTCGGCGACCAAGGCGCTGCTGGAGCGGCCGGATGCGATTATCGTCACCACCGTGTCGTGTATCTACGGTCTTGGCAGCCCCGAGTCGTACCTGAAAATGGTGCTGCACGTCGATCGCGGCGACAAAATGGACCAGCGCGCCTTGCTGCGCCGCCTGGCCGACCTGCAATACACGCGCAACGACATGGATTTCGCCCGCGCCACCTTCCGCGTGCGCGGCGATGTGATCGATATTTTCCCGGCGGAATCTGACCTGGAAGCCATTCGCATCGAGCTGTTCGATGATGAGGTGGAAAGCATCTCGGCCTTCGATCCGCTGACCGGCGAGGTGATCCGTAAGCTGCCGCGCTTCACCTTCTACCCCAAGAGCCACTACGTCACCCCCCGTGAGGTGTTGCTGGAGGCGGTGGAGAAGATCAAGGTCGAACTGGCCGAGCGCCTGGACTACCTGCGCAGCACCAACAAACTGGTGGAGGCGCAGCGCCTGGAGCAGCGCACTCGTTTTGATCTGGAGATGATCATTGAGCTGGGTTACTGCAATGGCATCGAAAACTACTCGCGCTACCTGTCCGGGCGAGGCCCTGGCGAGCCGCCACCGACACTGTACGACTACCTGCCGGACGAGGCGTTGCTGGTGATCGACGAGTCTCACGTCTCGGTGCCGCAGGTCGGCGCGATGTACAAGGGCGACCGCTCTCGCAAGGAAACCCTGGTGGAGTACGGCTTTCGTCTGCCGTCAGCGCTGGACAACCGGCCGATGCGCTTCGAAGAGTGGGAGGCCGCCAGCCCGCAAACCATCTTTGTGTCGGCCACGCCTGGGCCATACGAAGCCGAGCATGCTGGAAGGGTGATCGAGCAGGTGGTGCGGCCGACCGGCTTGGTTGACCCGCAGATCGAGGTGCGCCCAGCGCTGACGCAGGTCGATGACCTGCTATCGGAAATTCACAAGCGCGTGGCCATTGAGGAGCGCGTGTTGGTCACCACGCTGACCAAGCGTATGGCCGAGGACCTAACGGATTACCTGGGTGATCACGGGGTCAAGGTGCGTTACCTGCACTCGGATATCGATACGGTAGAGCGGGTCGAGATTATCCGTGACCTGCGCATCGGTGCGTTTGACGTGCTGGTGGGCATCAACCTACTGCGCGAAGGCCTGGATATGCCGGAAGTCTCGCTGGTGGCGATTCTCGATGCGGACAAGGAGGGCTTCCTGCGCAGCGAGCGCTCGCTGATTCAGACCATCGGCCGTGCCGCGCGTAACCTCAACGGCCGGGCGATCCTGTATGCCGACCGCATGACCGGCTCAATGGAGCGCGCCATCGGCGAAACCGAACGCCGGCGTAACAAGCAGATCGCCTTCAACGAAGCCAACGGCATTATCCCCAAGGGCGTGTTCAAGGACGTTCAGGACATCCTCGAAGGCGCTACCGTGCCCGGCTCGCGCAGCAAGAAGCGCAAGGGCATGGCCCAGGCCGCCGAAGAAAGCGCGCGTTACGAAAACGAACTGCGCTCACCGAGCGAAATCACCAAGCGCATTCGCCAGCTGGAAGAGAAAATGTACGCTCTGGCCCGCGACCTGGAGTTCGAGGCTGCGGCGCAGCTGCGTGATGAGATTCAGAAGCTGCGTGATCGATTGCTGCAGGTTTGA
- a CDS encoding bifunctional 4-hydroxy-2-oxoglutarate aldolase/2-dehydro-3-deoxy-phosphogluconate aldolase: protein MSLTMDVVLQQARPVLPVLVIDDISLALDLARALHAGGIRVLEVTLRTPGALDALAAMRKELPDLLVGAGTLIHAEQFSEARDAGAQFAVSPGCTERLAAAAEDSGLPYLPGVMTPSEVLLALEYGYRSLKLFPANGATSIKMLKSFKGPFTGIRFCPTGGVTPDNLLSFLRLPNVACVGGTWIAPSNLVRARAWDQITQLAAEARALAGSLEQPA, encoded by the coding sequence ATGAGCCTGACGATGGATGTGGTGCTGCAACAGGCCCGCCCGGTATTGCCGGTGTTGGTGATCGACGATATCAGCCTGGCGCTGGATCTGGCCCGTGCGCTGCACGCCGGCGGCATTCGCGTGCTGGAAGTCACCCTGCGCACCCCGGGTGCGCTGGATGCTCTGGCGGCGATGCGCAAGGAATTGCCGGACCTGCTGGTGGGCGCTGGCACCCTGATTCATGCCGAGCAGTTCAGCGAAGCCCGCGACGCAGGGGCACAATTTGCCGTTAGCCCGGGTTGCACCGAACGCCTGGCGGCGGCGGCGGAAGATTCCGGTCTGCCGTATTTGCCGGGGGTGATGACGCCCTCGGAAGTGCTGCTGGCGCTGGAGTATGGCTATCGTTCGCTGAAGCTGTTCCCGGCCAACGGTGCGACCAGCATCAAGATGCTCAAGAGCTTCAAGGGGCCGTTCACCGGCATTCGTTTCTGCCCAACCGGTGGGGTGACCCCGGATAACCTGCTGAGCTTTCTGCGCCTGCCCAACGTGGCCTGCGTGGGTGGCACCTGGATTGCGCCAAGCAATCTGGTGCGCGCCCGCGCCTGGGATCAGATCACCCAACTGGCGGCCGAGGCACGCGCCCTGGCCGGTAGCCTGGAGCAGCCAGCATGA
- a CDS encoding 6-phosphogluconolactonase, translating into MSQNLLCCHAERDACLHALADDLLAQIQATLVQQPRAGLILPGGSSPQALLPLLAQQLDIQCIDLSPSDERWVPAQAAESNWQLLHQGLPQANCLDPRQGATLEQSASNWGEQLAQWSPFSAVLLGMGEDGHIASLFPGMPGLAGALDPQAKPAALPALAPQEPRERLSLNLAMLQRGQWLGLLAFGERKRGLIDAVLADQSLARELPLYAWLQRSPLPVHIYWAP; encoded by the coding sequence ATGAGCCAAAACTTGCTGTGTTGCCATGCTGAGCGCGATGCTTGCCTGCACGCGCTGGCTGATGACCTGTTGGCGCAAATTCAGGCTACGTTGGTGCAGCAGCCCCGTGCCGGTTTGATACTGCCCGGCGGCAGTAGTCCGCAGGCTTTGTTGCCCTTGCTGGCGCAGCAGCTGGACATTCAGTGCATAGACCTTAGCCCCAGTGATGAGCGCTGGGTGCCGGCGCAGGCGGCTGAGAGTAACTGGCAGTTGTTGCATCAGGGCTTGCCGCAGGCTAATTGCCTGGATCCGCGCCAGGGCGCGACACTGGAACAATCAGCATCGAACTGGGGCGAGCAGTTGGCGCAGTGGTCGCCGTTTAGTGCAGTGCTGTTGGGCATGGGTGAAGACGGCCATATTGCCTCGCTGTTTCCCGGTATGCCTGGCTTAGCAGGGGCGCTGGATCCGCAAGCCAAACCTGCAGCCTTGCCCGCCCTGGCGCCACAAGAGCCGCGTGAGCGGTTGTCGCTGAACCTGGCGATGCTGCAGCGTGGGCAGTGGCTCGGCTTGCTGGCGTTTGGCGAGCGTAAACGCGGGTTGATTGATGCTGTGTTGGCCGATCAGTCCCTTGCCCGAGAGTTGCCCCTGTACGCTTGGCTGCAACGCAGTCCGTTGCCGGTGCATATCTACTGGGCACCCTGA